In Aegilops tauschii subsp. strangulata cultivar AL8/78 chromosome 3, Aet v6.0, whole genome shotgun sequence, one genomic interval encodes:
- the LOC109777468 gene encoding uncharacterized protein, which yields MLDSEEEEKKKSGTKSPPKTPASKAPLARHTGGGSGSCELRVVERVMRKESGTSTMLTRTNYMEWALVMQVKLQVARVWSAVTEDAADECDGWRALQIILTGVPPELMLVLAAKDSAKKAWETIKTLHMGSERAHEAKAQVRRREFEDPRFKDGESVEDFGLRLVGLVSDLELYGDPVTEHKAVQKFLRVVSWKYRQMAMAIESLVDLKTMTSGSSSGVSWHMKIITISTMRGSPAAACSSREEWLAHERRLGWGGSSSGGGGGKNKSPGKPKPHGGGGGRLASGSGGAGGSGGSGGKKKGKCHYCNKLGHWKKECCTRIKDEDEKGKQGQAHLVRDGDEHHEGLMMATVTMGVMTSIVAPQQVHLNEQKVYPESSPPGVWYFDIGATSHMKGERGMFTTLDESVQGSVKFGDGSHVAIRGRGSVIFRGQSANQRALSEVYFIPSLNSNIIYVGQLDEGGCKIEIHEGLMTIYDPGRRMMARVRRSRSRLYTAALTIDAPICLLTKSDDVTWRWHARMGHLHFRALRTMSSK from the coding sequence ATGTTGGATAgcgaagaggaggagaagaagaagagcgGGACCAAGTCGCCGCCGAAGACGCCGGCGTCCAAGGCGCCGCTCGCGCGCCACActggcggcggcagcggcagctgTGAGCTCCGTGTGGTGGAGCGCGTCATGCGCAAGGAGTCGGGGACGTCCACGATGCTCACGCGCACAAACTACATGGAATGGGCGCTCGTGATGCAGGTCAAGCTGCAGGTCGCCCGCGTCTGGTCCGCGGTGACCGAGGACGCCGCCGACGAGTGCGACGGCTGGCGCGCGCTACAGATCATCCTCACCGGCGTTCCGCCGGAGTTGATGCTGGTGCTGGCCGCGAAGGACTCGGCAAAGAAGGCGTGGGAGACCATCAAGACGCTCCACATGGGGAGCGAACGGGCTCACGAGGCCAAGGCGCAGGTGCGCCGCCGCGAGTTCGAGGATCCACGCTTCAAAGACGGCGAGTCCGTCGAGGACTTCGGGCTGCGACTTGTCGGCCTCGTCTCCGACCTGGAGCTGTATGGTGATCCCGTGACGGAGCACAAGGCGGTCCAGAAGTTCCTTCGCGTGGTGTCGTGGAAATATCGTCAGATGGCAATGGCAATCGAGAGCCTCGTCGATCTGAAGACGATGACCAGCGGGAGCTCGTCGGGCGTTTCTTGGCATATGAAGATCATTACGATCTCGACGATGCGGGGCAGTCCGGCGGCCGCCTGCTCTTCACGTGAGGAGTGGCTCGCCCACGAGCGACGGCTAGGTTGGGGCGGGTCgtcgtccggtggcggcggcggcaagaACAAGTCGCCGGGCAAGCCCAAACCTCacggcggtggcggtggcagaCTTGCGtcgggcagcggcggcgcgggaggatcCGGCGGCTCTGGCGGGAAAAAGAAAGGCAAGTGCCATTACTGCAACAAGCTGGGCCACTGGAAAAAGGAATGCTGCACCCGGATCAAGGACGAGGATGAGAAAGGCAAGCAGGGCCAAGCACATCTTGTccgcgacggcgacgagcaccatGAGGGTCTCATGATGGCCACGGTCACCATGGGTGTTATGACCAGCATAGTGGCGCCCCAACAAGTGCATTTGAATGAACAGAAGGTCTACCCAGAGAGCTCGCCGCCGGGGGTGTGGTACTTCGATATAGGCGCAACCAGTCACATGAAGGGCGAGCGTGGGATGTTTACAACTCTTGATGAGTCAGTACAAGGCAGTGTGAAGTTTGGAGATGGCTCTCATGTTGCGATCCGAGGCAGGGGTTCAGTCATTTTCAGAGGACAAAGTGCTAATCAGCGTGCATTGTCAGAGGTATATTTCATTCCAAGTCTCAACAGCAACATAATTTATGTGGGTCAGTTGGATGAAGGGGGGTGCAAGATAGAGATACATGAGGGTCTGATGACGATCTACGATCCTGGACGGCGCATGATGGCTCGTGTCCGGCGCTCCCGCAGCCGCCTATACACTGCAGCCCTCACCATTGATGCTCCAATCTGCCTTCTAACGAAGAGCGACGATGTGACCTGGCGTTGGCATGCTAGGATGGGACATCTCCACTTTAGAGCACTGCGTACTATGTCCTCCAAGTGA